In a genomic window of Streptococcus oralis:
- the secA2 gene encoding accessory Sec system translocase SecA2: MLVFNHLYQERQLRKVKRLLSQINALKEEMAALRDEEMAAKTEEFRQRLAQGETLDELLVEAYALVREADKRVLGLFPYDVQVMGAIVIHQGNVAEMNTGEGKTLTATMPLYLNALTGKGSMLVTTNDYLAKRDAGEMGPVYQFLGLTVGLPFSEDPKEDLAAEEKRKIYTSDIVYTTNSVLGFDYLNDNLASTREGKFLPPFNYVIIDEIDDILLDSAQTPLIIAGSPRVQSNYYGMIDTLVTTLVEGEDYIYKEEKDQVWLTRKGAQTVEGFLAIDHLYKEEYASYVRHLVYALRAHTLFTKDKDYLVRGQEMVLLDKGTGRLMEMTKLQGGLHQAIEAKEHVKLSPETRAMASITYQSLFKMFRKISGMTGTGKVAEKEFFETYNMSVIRIPTNRPLRRMDHSDNLYVTLPEKVYASLEAIKTYHAKGNPLLIFVGSVEMSQLYSSLLLREGISHNVLNANHAAREAQIIAESGQMGAVTVATSMAGRGTDIKLGPGVAELGGLVVIGTERMESRRIDLQIRGRSGRQGDPGMSQFFVSLEDDVIKKFGPSWVHDLYQDYQVEDISKPILLKARKYRNLVRKAQEASDSASRSARRQTLEYAESVNIQRQMVYKERDRLLDGSRDLEHILEDILADYTKQISEKTYSSPQELFHFIVTNISFGMRELPADLDLADADQIRELLEKIIAKEIAAKKEVLQPHQLYDSFLRISMLKAIDDNWVEQVDYLQQLSLAIGSQSASQKNPIVEYYQEAYAGFETMKQQIRTDMVRNLLMGIVEVTPKGEILTHFP, translated from the coding sequence ATGCTGGTGTTTAATCATTTGTATCAGGAAAGACAACTGAGAAAGGTCAAGAGGCTTCTAAGCCAAATCAACGCCCTCAAAGAAGAGATGGCAGCTCTCCGTGATGAGGAAATGGCTGCCAAGACAGAGGAGTTTCGCCAGCGTCTTGCCCAGGGAGAAACCTTGGATGAGCTATTGGTAGAAGCCTATGCCCTTGTTCGTGAGGCAGATAAACGTGTCTTGGGTCTCTTTCCATATGATGTGCAAGTCATGGGTGCCATTGTGATCCACCAAGGAAATGTGGCTGAGATGAATACGGGTGAAGGCAAGACCTTGACTGCAACTATGCCTCTCTATCTCAATGCCCTAACGGGAAAAGGTAGCATGCTGGTCACGACCAATGACTATCTGGCTAAACGGGACGCAGGTGAAATGGGCCCAGTCTACCAATTTTTAGGTCTAACTGTCGGTCTGCCTTTTTCAGAGGATCCAAAAGAGGACTTGGCTGCGGAAGAGAAAAGAAAGATCTACACTTCAGATATCGTCTACACGACCAATAGTGTCCTGGGCTTTGACTATCTCAATGACAATCTTGCATCCACTCGTGAGGGGAAATTCCTGCCTCCCTTTAACTATGTCATCATTGATGAGATCGATGACATTCTACTCGATAGTGCCCAAACTCCCTTGATTATCGCAGGTTCTCCCCGTGTCCAGTCTAACTATTATGGGATGATTGATACCCTAGTGACGACCTTGGTTGAGGGAGAAGACTACATCTACAAGGAAGAAAAAGACCAAGTTTGGTTGACCCGAAAGGGGGCTCAGACGGTTGAGGGATTCCTAGCAATCGACCATCTCTACAAGGAAGAGTATGCTAGTTATGTTCGGCATCTGGTCTATGCTCTCAGAGCCCATACGCTCTTTACTAAGGACAAGGACTACCTGGTTCGAGGGCAAGAAATGGTCTTGTTAGACAAGGGAACAGGTCGCCTGATGGAAATGACCAAACTTCAAGGTGGTCTCCATCAAGCCATCGAAGCCAAGGAACATGTGAAGCTCTCTCCTGAAACCAGAGCCATGGCTTCAATCACCTACCAGAGTCTCTTTAAGATGTTTCGTAAAATCTCTGGTATGACAGGAACGGGAAAGGTGGCAGAAAAAGAATTTTTCGAAACCTACAATATGTCTGTCATTCGCATCCCAACCAATCGCCCACTTAGGCGAATGGACCATTCGGACAATCTCTATGTGACACTCCCTGAGAAAGTGTATGCTTCTCTCGAAGCTATAAAGACCTATCACGCCAAAGGCAATCCACTCCTGATCTTTGTCGGATCTGTTGAAATGTCCCAACTTTACTCGTCCTTGCTCTTGCGAGAGGGGATTTCCCACAATGTCCTTAATGCCAATCATGCGGCGCGTGAAGCCCAGATCATCGCAGAGTCTGGACAGATGGGGGCAGTGACCGTTGCGACTTCTATGGCAGGTCGAGGGACAGATATCAAACTCGGTCCGGGGGTAGCAGAGTTAGGCGGTTTGGTTGTGATTGGTACTGAGCGGATGGAGAGCCGACGGATTGACCTGCAAATCAGAGGTCGTTCTGGCCGCCAGGGTGATCCAGGCATGTCTCAATTTTTCGTGTCGCTTGAAGATGATGTGATCAAAAAGTTCGGACCGTCTTGGGTTCACGACCTGTACCAAGACTATCAAGTGGAAGATATCAGCAAACCCATCCTACTCAAGGCTCGCAAGTACCGCAATCTCGTCAGAAAAGCTCAAGAGGCTAGTGATAGTGCCAGTCGCTCTGCACGCAGACAAACCTTAGAGTATGCGGAAAGTGTCAATATTCAGCGTCAGATGGTCTACAAAGAAAGAGATCGTTTGCTGGATGGAAGTCGTGACCTGGAGCATATTCTTGAGGATATACTGGCAGACTATACCAAACAAATCTCAGAAAAAACCTATAGCAGTCCCCAAGAGCTCTTTCACTTCATCGTAACAAATATTAGCTTTGGGATGAGAGAATTACCGGCTGATCTGGATTTAGCTGATGCAGATCAGATTCGGGAGTTACTAGAGAAAATAATAGCCAAGGAAATCGCAGCTAAAAAAGAAGTCCTCCAACCTCACCAGCTCTATGACTCCTTTCTGAGAATATCCATGCTCAAGGCTATTGATGACAACTGGGTTGAGCAAGTCGACTACCTGCAACAGCTCAGTCTAGCAATCGGGAGCCAGTCTGCTTCTCAAAAGAACCCTATCGTGGAGTACTATCAGGAGGCCTATGCAGGATTTGAAACCATGAAGCAACAAATCCGTACAGATATGGTACGCAATCTTCTCATGGGGATTGTGGAAGTAACGCCCAAAGGTGAGATTCTCACCCATTTTCCATAA
- the asp3 gene encoding accessory Sec system protein Asp3 has translation MIIIKREDIRWGEMGATYLYGSQITYHADGHVTLKNPLLASGETLKTWFSSVNYQATRSQPSLPLLKKNHTYRLSMKMQVQPANGLYLKLTFLNRYEEIIEEKIERQFSFSFTYPETAYTYRLSLISAGFEALDFVSFSIEGDAGV, from the coding sequence ATGATTATCATCAAGAGAGAGGATATTAGGTGGGGTGAGATGGGAGCCACTTATCTTTATGGTAGCCAGATCACCTATCATGCAGATGGTCACGTTACCCTGAAAAACCCTTTACTGGCTTCAGGTGAGACTCTGAAAACCTGGTTTTCTAGTGTCAACTACCAGGCTACCAGAAGCCAACCCAGCCTCCCTCTTCTTAAGAAAAATCATACCTACCGTCTATCTATGAAGATGCAGGTTCAACCGGCCAATGGCCTCTATCTCAAACTGACCTTTTTAAACCGTTATGAGGAAATTATCGAGGAGAAGATTGAAAGACAATTTTCCTTTAGCTTCACCTATCCTGAAACGGCCTACACCTATCGACTTTCCTTGATTAGTGCAGGTTTTGAGGCTCTGGACTTTGTTTCGTTTTCTATTGAGGGGGATGCTGGTGTTTAA
- the asp2 gene encoding accessory Sec system protein Asp2: MEKKYKILQIGPEDWRDTLALPAQLDWYHVPPNKPSAIQKIMDENDLEHFHAVILTDGAYLVDLLPFASSLEPYTVFYPEQFASQDKNIQNLIKQHCMQAMDLSDRQGFVRDLSTSLFEGGYGDKLSPVTIRIHPSFQGSVSYQGFEHLELEGDFGKTYTQLASWAYNQTVQAHSPIELWLEYEKSGPVELRLRLRKIPAGSISEIKQDILLEEADFASAIIVEQDYDAYLSISLEARGQGKVKIGNLHQRWSRKQFGKFVLGGNILHDKKREEINYFFHPGDFKPPLAVYFSGYRPAEGFEGYWMMKNLRCPFLLFSDPRLEGGAFYLGTEELEDKIQATIQHYLDYLGLDRSDLILSGLSMGTFPALYYGSHFEPKGVVVGKPLTNLGTIAQRGRLEAPGVFPTSFDVLHLQTGGVSQKDMKDLDQRFWTRFKQADFSQTTFGLSYMKDEDMDSGAYDQLVETLCQTGAKILSKGTAGRHNDDTGTNVSWFIHFYKMILEEYGRGET, translated from the coding sequence ATGGAAAAGAAGTATAAGATCTTGCAAATCGGTCCAGAGGATTGGCGAGATACGCTTGCCCTACCAGCTCAACTAGACTGGTATCATGTTCCTCCCAACAAACCGTCTGCTATCCAGAAAATCATGGATGAGAATGACCTAGAGCACTTTCATGCTGTCATTCTCACGGATGGAGCTTATTTAGTAGATTTGTTGCCTTTTGCATCTAGCTTGGAACCCTATACGGTTTTCTATCCCGAACAGTTTGCAAGTCAGGATAAAAACATTCAGAACCTCATCAAACAGCACTGCATGCAAGCGATGGACCTGTCAGACCGACAGGGCTTTGTTCGAGACCTCTCCACCTCCCTCTTTGAAGGTGGTTATGGAGACAAGCTGAGTCCAGTTACGATACGGATTCACCCGAGTTTCCAAGGCTCTGTCTCCTATCAAGGATTTGAGCATCTGGAATTAGAAGGTGATTTTGGGAAAACCTATACCCAGCTAGCCTCTTGGGCCTATAATCAGACCGTCCAAGCCCACTCGCCAATCGAACTCTGGCTCGAATATGAAAAGAGTGGACCAGTGGAATTGCGCTTGCGTTTGCGAAAGATCCCAGCAGGATCCATCTCAGAGATAAAACAGGATATTCTCCTTGAGGAAGCAGACTTTGCCTCAGCAATCATAGTGGAGCAAGACTATGATGCTTATCTGAGCATTTCTCTTGAAGCGCGTGGTCAGGGAAAGGTCAAGATCGGCAATCTCCACCAACGCTGGAGCCGGAAACAGTTTGGAAAGTTTGTTCTCGGAGGCAATATCCTACATGACAAAAAACGCGAGGAAATCAACTATTTCTTTCACCCGGGGGATTTCAAGCCTCCTCTAGCAGTCTATTTCTCAGGTTACCGTCCGGCGGAAGGTTTTGAGGGTTACTGGATGATGAAGAATCTCAGATGCCCCTTTCTCCTCTTTTCGGACCCTCGATTAGAAGGAGGAGCCTTTTACCTAGGAACTGAGGAATTAGAAGATAAAATTCAAGCAACCATCCAACACTATCTAGACTATCTAGGCTTGGATAGAAGTGACTTGATCCTATCTGGCCTGTCAATGGGAACCTTCCCTGCCCTCTACTATGGATCCCACTTTGAACCCAAGGGTGTCGTAGTCGGAAAACCCTTGACCAATCTAGGAACCATCGCACAGCGGGGCCGACTAGAGGCGCCAGGAGTCTTTCCAACTAGCTTTGATGTCTTGCACCTTCAGACAGGAGGAGTGAGCCAGAAAGACATGAAGGACTTGGACCAACGTTTTTGGACCCGATTTAAACAAGCTGATTTTTCCCAGACGACCTTTGGCCTTTCTTACATGAAGGACGAGGATATGGATAGTGGTGCCTATGACCAGCTAGTGGAGACTCTTTGCCAGACAGGAGCCAAGATTTTGTCCAAAGGAACCGCAGGTCGACACAATGATGACACAGGTACAAACGTTTCCTGGTTTATTCATTTTTACAAGATGATACTAGAAGAATACGGAAGAGGTGAGACATGA
- the asp1 gene encoding accessory Sec system protein Asp1 yields the protein MYYFIPAWYGKERPWHADLTPWYFSHFKLEFDDTFNQIRLMQRQGIPAQVLLLSYQPHLRYFLHRQGILEAPVYSLFDELQDFHEIRPQVLQLRDIEWDEDCDFVYSPFTILVLKDGKPYAQVEHGIEGFISTIQYFKEDGLLSANYLMDDRGLVSSVIYYEEGQALYQDYLNPKGLWQFREYLQDGGRIEVNPIFAFRFQKESYRDMGDLMAEFFEKKIAQLPEEGATYFLPACDQHNTFLLERLPRQSTKVLSLFIGRNPQEQLPQLADLLPKVDLVLVDREDTLRLAQSGFPEQAEKFRHLSPFDTRLELGKSQTRKESILYYQLDFEQGIEDQALYQVLHFLSENKDTELVFGAFAASQEEMKQLETRVAKMVAERFQDQELEKEVDYQGAENPLEDNRHQAMRYSFVNMKDESELIKQLEFVRLIVDLNSQPLLYTQIAGISAGIPQINRVKTEYVSHQKNGYLLENIADFAQAAHYYLDSLQVWNDALIHSIEKIKEHTGEQFLIKLEKWLEEVTHGKEV from the coding sequence ATGTATTACTTTATCCCAGCTTGGTATGGCAAGGAGCGTCCCTGGCATGCCGATTTGACACCTTGGTATTTTTCTCATTTTAAGCTAGAATTTGATGACACCTTCAATCAGATTCGCCTGATGCAACGCCAAGGGATTCCTGCACAGGTCCTCCTTTTGTCCTATCAGCCTCATTTGCGCTATTTTCTCCATCGCCAAGGTATTTTAGAAGCACCGGTTTATTCCTTATTTGATGAATTGCAGGATTTTCATGAGATTCGACCACAGGTCTTGCAGCTCAGAGATATTGAGTGGGATGAGGATTGCGACTTTGTTTACAGTCCCTTTACTATTCTGGTGCTGAAGGATGGCAAGCCCTATGCCCAGGTAGAGCATGGGATAGAAGGTTTTATCAGTACGATTCAGTATTTCAAGGAAGATGGGCTTTTGTCTGCCAATTACCTAATGGATGATCGGGGGCTGGTTTCCAGTGTGATTTACTACGAAGAGGGCCAGGCTCTCTACCAAGACTACCTCAATCCCAAGGGACTGTGGCAGTTTAGAGAGTACTTGCAAGATGGGGGGCGTATCGAGGTCAATCCTATCTTTGCTTTTCGTTTCCAAAAAGAGTCTTACCGAGATATGGGAGATTTGATGGCGGAGTTTTTTGAGAAGAAAATAGCCCAACTCCCTGAGGAAGGAGCGACCTATTTTCTGCCTGCGTGTGACCAGCATAATACTTTCCTTTTAGAACGATTGCCCCGTCAAAGTACCAAGGTTCTCAGTCTTTTTATCGGACGAAATCCTCAAGAGCAATTACCTCAGTTGGCGGATTTGTTGCCTAAGGTGGACCTAGTTCTGGTTGACAGGGAGGACACCTTGCGCTTGGCTCAATCTGGCTTTCCAGAACAAGCCGAGAAGTTCCGACATTTATCGCCTTTTGATACCCGCTTGGAGCTGGGAAAGAGTCAGACTCGGAAGGAGTCAATCCTCTACTATCAACTGGACTTTGAGCAGGGGATAGAGGACCAAGCTCTCTATCAGGTCTTGCATTTCCTTTCTGAAAACAAGGATACGGAGCTGGTTTTTGGAGCCTTTGCTGCTAGTCAAGAAGAAATGAAACAGCTGGAAACACGAGTTGCTAAGATGGTCGCAGAGAGGTTTCAAGATCAGGAATTGGAGAAGGAAGTTGATTACCAAGGAGCTGAAAATCCGCTTGAGGACAATCGCCATCAGGCTATGCGTTATTCGTTTGTCAATATGAAGGATGAATCGGAGTTAATCAAGCAGCTGGAATTTGTTCGTTTGATTGTCGATCTGAACAGCCAGCCTCTCCTCTATACCCAAATTGCGGGGATTAGTGCTGGTATCCCTCAAATCAATAGGGTCAAAACAGAGTATGTCAGCCATCAGAAGAATGGCTATCTGTTGGAAAATATTGCGGATTTTGCGCAAGCTGCCCATTACTATCTCGATAGCCTGCAGGTGTGGAATGATGCTTTAATCCATTCCATTGAAAAGATAAAGGAACACACTGGCGAGCAATTCCTAATCAAGCTAGAAAAGTGGTTGGAGGAGGTGACTCATGGAAAAGAAGTATAA
- the secY2 gene encoding accessory Sec system protein translocase subunit SecY2 encodes MKKFRSSIAVKKGMHTLFLLFIYVLGSRIALPFVNLNSRDFLGGGAVYLDFSVALTGGNLRSLSLFSIGLSPWMSAMILWQMFSFSKKLGLNSVSSEVQDRRKMYLTLGIALIQALALTTNLPVQAPYNPFLVFLLNTSLLVAGTFFLVWLSDINASIGVGGPVVILLASMVASLPQDILQSVQVHKISPWLLFLLVVLGVLFTYLVVLFYRARYRIPINKIGLHSRFKRYSYLEIMLNPAGGMPYMYVMSLMGLPSYLLLLLHHLDKGNPLYPALLEQYAMGKPLWIYAYILILFVFSIAFAFVNVSGQQIADRMKESGDYIYGVYPGEDTSRFINRLVLRFALIGAVFNVTLAGLPILFVLKDESLLKVSMIPGLFLILSGMLFTIHDELQALRLNERYRPLF; translated from the coding sequence GTGAAAAAATTTCGTTCATCGATAGCAGTAAAAAAAGGGATGCACACCCTGTTTTTGCTCTTTATTTATGTGCTCGGGAGTCGTATCGCTCTTCCTTTTGTTAACCTCAATAGTCGGGATTTTCTCGGAGGAGGCGCAGTCTATCTGGACTTTTCAGTAGCCCTGACTGGTGGAAATCTTCGTAGCCTCTCTCTCTTTTCAATCGGACTTTCCCCCTGGATGTCAGCTATGATCTTGTGGCAGATGTTTTCCTTTTCGAAGAAGCTGGGCTTAAATTCAGTTTCTTCAGAAGTCCAGGATAGGCGAAAAATGTACTTGACGCTAGGGATTGCCTTGATTCAGGCCTTGGCCTTGACGACAAACCTCCCTGTCCAAGCTCCCTACAATCCCTTCTTGGTCTTTCTCCTCAATACCAGCCTTTTGGTTGCGGGGACCTTCTTCTTAGTTTGGCTGTCGGACATCAATGCGTCTATCGGAGTTGGAGGCCCTGTCGTCATTTTATTGGCAAGTATGGTGGCTTCACTCCCTCAGGACATCCTCCAATCGGTCCAAGTTCATAAGATCTCTCCTTGGCTGCTTTTCCTATTGGTAGTGCTTGGTGTCCTCTTTACCTATCTAGTCGTTCTCTTTTACCGAGCGCGATACCGCATCCCTATCAATAAAATAGGCCTTCATTCTCGCTTTAAACGCTATTCCTATCTGGAAATCATGCTCAATCCTGCTGGTGGCATGCCTTATATGTATGTGATGAGTCTCATGGGCTTGCCTTCTTATCTCTTGCTCTTGCTTCACCATCTGGATAAGGGCAATCCGCTCTACCCTGCCCTACTGGAGCAGTATGCGATGGGGAAACCCTTGTGGATTTACGCTTATATCCTTATCCTCTTTGTCTTTAGCATTGCCTTTGCCTTTGTCAATGTGAGTGGTCAACAGATCGCAGATCGGATGAAGGAATCAGGAGATTACATCTACGGAGTCTATCCCGGTGAGGATACTAGTCGCTTTATAAATCGCTTGGTTCTACGATTTGCTCTGATAGGTGCAGTCTTTAACGTTACCTTGGCTGGACTTCCGATCTTGTTTGTCTTGAAGGATGAGAGTTTGTTAAAAGTCAGCATGATTCCCGGACTCTTTTTAATTTTGAGCGGCATGCTCTTTACGATTCACGACGAACTGCAAGCGCTCCGACTAAATGAAAGGTATCGGCCACTATTCTAG
- a CDS encoding glycosyltransferase, which translates to MKKTIVLAGDYAYIRQIETALKSLCYHNSHVKVYIFNQDIPQEWFRALRPIVEQMGGELVDVKMLGAQFQMNWSNKLPHINHMTFARYFIPDFVAEDKVLYLDSDLVVTADLTPLFEMDLGENYLAAAPSCFGVGVGFNAGVLLINNKKWRSEAVRQELVELTEREHQHVSEGDQSILNMLFHDSYAPLDQNYNFQIGFDSGAASHGHEFIFQIPLEPLPAILHFLSQDKPWNTHSVGRLREVWWHYHLMEWSAITEKWRQAGIDYPVTVYQPVMTCVNLTNSWHLEKIDYLVQALPEVHFYIAAYTTMAPELMLLSRFKNVTLYPNTFPLLVEKLIQQTDVYLDINHDDKLSVVYDYISRFDKPILTFDNTQSQELPKSAYAGVFSAEKPEEMVAALKAYLREKRHEN; encoded by the coding sequence ATGAAAAAAACAATTGTTCTTGCAGGAGATTATGCCTATATTCGTCAGATTGAAACAGCGCTCAAGTCTCTCTGCTACCATAATAGCCATGTCAAGGTCTATATCTTTAACCAGGATATTCCCCAGGAGTGGTTCCGTGCTCTCAGACCGATAGTAGAGCAAATGGGCGGTGAGTTAGTGGATGTCAAGATGCTTGGCGCCCAGTTTCAGATGAACTGGAGCAACAAACTGCCCCATATCAATCACATGACCTTTGCCCGTTATTTTATCCCTGATTTTGTTGCAGAGGACAAGGTTCTTTACTTGGACAGCGATCTGGTAGTGACGGCTGATTTGACGCCCCTCTTTGAAATGGACTTGGGGGAAAACTACTTGGCCGCGGCACCATCTTGTTTTGGAGTTGGAGTTGGCTTTAATGCAGGTGTACTCTTGATCAATAACAAAAAATGGCGATCAGAAGCTGTGAGACAAGAGCTAGTTGAGCTGACGGAGCGGGAACACCAACATGTCAGTGAAGGGGACCAGTCTATCCTCAATATGCTCTTTCATGACAGCTATGCTCCTCTGGATCAGAACTATAATTTCCAGATTGGTTTTGACAGTGGGGCTGCATCACATGGACATGAATTTATCTTCCAAATCCCTTTGGAGCCTCTGCCAGCTATCTTGCATTTCCTCTCTCAGGACAAACCTTGGAATACTCATTCGGTTGGGCGTTTGCGTGAGGTTTGGTGGCACTATCATCTGATGGAGTGGTCTGCCATTACTGAAAAATGGCGTCAGGCTGGAATTGACTATCCAGTCACAGTCTATCAGCCAGTTATGACTTGTGTCAATTTGACCAACTCCTGGCATCTTGAGAAAATCGACTATCTGGTTCAAGCCTTGCCAGAGGTGCATTTCTACATCGCAGCCTATACGACGATGGCACCGGAACTCATGCTCTTGTCACGTTTTAAAAATGTTACCCTCTATCCCAACACCTTCCCCCTCTTGGTCGAAAAACTGATCCAGCAGACAGATGTCTATCTTGATATTAACCACGATGACAAGTTGAGTGTTGTTTATGACTATATTTCACGCTTTGATAAACCGATCTTGACTTTTGACAATACCCAGTCCCAGGAACTACCTAAAAGTGCCTATGCAGGTGTTTTTTCAGCAGAAAAACCGGAAGAAATGGTAGCAGCTCTGAAGGCTTATCTGAGAGAGAAACGACACGAAAACTGA
- a CDS encoding glycosyltransferase, whose protein sequence is MKKELQKAIVLGGDNAYMDKIETTIKSICAHNRAVTFYVFNDDLPSEWFQLMERRLEPLASKIVNVKISHQGLKGYRLPLAHLSYATFFRYFIPQFVSEDLALYMDSDIIVRSNLDQLFLEDMADWPVAAVADALVPSTFNAGVLLINVALWRQEKVTEHLLSLTDQLHDQVFGDQGVLNHLFEGRWKSLPATYNFMVGMDTVARNYQMDTWYRDSLATEKSAKIIHYTGDKPWYQINLNRFREDWWFYYGLEWSDIVMKKCDFHKGLASLVQAPQYATAIFTNTCHIEQIEHLIQELPDVEFSILAHTNFAPEIMNLQSHLNVRLYPYFNPMNVKKVLEKIDFYLDINHEDEIANIIQEVQQREIPIFAFETTSHESSGYSHVYSPAAVGQMIESIRTLLESKKQSL, encoded by the coding sequence ATGAAAAAAGAGCTTCAAAAAGCCATTGTACTCGGTGGTGATAATGCATATATGGACAAGATTGAGACAACAATCAAGTCAATTTGTGCCCATAACCGAGCAGTGACTTTTTATGTTTTCAATGATGATTTGCCATCTGAATGGTTTCAGCTCATGGAGAGACGTTTAGAACCTCTAGCCTCAAAAATCGTCAATGTCAAGATTAGTCATCAAGGTTTGAAAGGGTATCGTTTACCACTAGCTCACTTAAGTTATGCAACTTTCTTTCGTTATTTTATTCCTCAGTTTGTTAGCGAAGATCTAGCCTTGTACATGGATTCGGATATTATCGTTAGATCAAACCTAGATCAACTCTTTTTAGAAGATATGGCAGACTGGCCAGTAGCTGCTGTCGCAGATGCGCTAGTTCCTAGCACTTTTAATGCAGGTGTCTTGCTGATTAATGTGGCTCTCTGGCGCCAAGAAAAGGTGACGGAGCACTTGTTGAGCTTGACAGACCAACTGCATGACCAAGTTTTTGGTGATCAGGGCGTGTTAAATCACCTCTTTGAAGGTCGTTGGAAATCGCTGCCAGCTACCTATAATTTTATGGTTGGTATGGATACAGTGGCTCGAAATTACCAGATGGATACTTGGTATAGGGATTCTCTTGCTACTGAGAAGTCAGCCAAGATTATCCATTATACAGGGGACAAGCCTTGGTACCAAATCAACCTCAATCGTTTCAGGGAGGACTGGTGGTTTTACTACGGACTAGAGTGGTCTGATATCGTCATGAAAAAATGTGATTTCCATAAAGGATTGGCATCTTTAGTTCAAGCTCCTCAGTATGCGACCGCTATTTTTACCAATACGTGTCACATAGAGCAAATCGAGCACCTAATCCAAGAATTGCCCGATGTTGAGTTCTCTATCCTAGCTCATACCAATTTTGCGCCGGAAATCATGAACTTGCAATCGCATCTGAATGTACGCCTCTATCCTTACTTTAATCCCATGAATGTCAAAAAGGTCCTAGAAAAGATTGACTTTTACTTGGATATCAATCATGAGGATGAAATTGCAAACATTATCCAAGAGGTGCAGCAAAGAGAAATCCCTATATTTGCTTTTGAGACCACTAGTCATGAGTCGAGTGGTTACAGTCATGTCTACTCACCAGCAGCCGTAGGTCAAATGATCGAGTCTATCCGCACGCTTTTGGAATCAAAGAAGCAGTCGTTGTAA